One Salmo salar chromosome ssa01, Ssal_v3.1, whole genome shotgun sequence DNA window includes the following coding sequences:
- the sbno1 gene encoding protein strawberry notch homolog 1 isoform X1 yields the protein MMDPGQDLLLAALSESGICPNDLFDFDPQDAALPSPTPQSISISALGVGSGMEAMAPPTPAVSIRHKPQPSTTTFVLNQLNQLPSLGTIVVTKPSTGGTARHTITVTKVVHTAPSALRGSSSTLTYSTALPSPVSTVVPSNREQIQLKDLLRTGSTMKSSSLVELMRLKPPPDIAQPVATATATGTNIILVSTKMIHKPAELNNGIKKEVSSKDVARFWVNDDMKVRSFSPTLKLPGMKEEEEAEEEEDEELGHAETYAEYMPMKLRIGLRHPDPVVETSSLSSVKPPNVWYRMSIPEETVDRGWLSALQLEAITYAAQQHETFLPNGDRASYLIGDGAGVGKGRTIAGIIYENYLLGRKRSLWFSVSNDLKYDAERDLKDIGAKNIQVHSLNKFKYGKISSKHNGSVKKGVIFATYSSLIGESQSGGKYKTRFKQLLHWCGEDFDGVIVYDECHKAKNVCPIGSSKPTKTGLAVLELQNKLPKARVVYASATGASEPRNMAYMNRLGIWGEGTPFREFSNFIQAVERRGVGAMEIVAMDMKLRGMYIARQLSFTGVTFKIEEVPLTTHYIKMYNKSVRLWVAAREKFQAAANLMEAEQRMKKSMWGQFWSAHQRFFKYLCIASKVRRVVQLAREEVKNGKCVVIGLQSTGEARTLEALEEGGGELNDFVSTAKGVLQSLIEKHFPAPDRQKLFSLLGIDLSAKKTPSPSEAAAEQKGKKRKAGAEIKKPEKRKRKSGGLSGSSSDDSESEESDKDDAESDDSFKSVSSGEDDDDFNPFKDDSSEDEEDDPWLSGKRKEVKKGKEKMNKKKKKKKSIDPDSIHSALLASGLGSIRPAFTTPIVKTSSTPAIAKVEADDSCMTSQDAVEDAQQMKRDLLDQLEKLAQDLPPNTLDELIDELGGPDNVAEMTGRKGRVVSNDDGSISYESRSELDVPVEILNLTEKQRFMDGEKNIAIISEAASSGISLQADRRVKNQRRRVHMTLELPWSADRAIQQFGRTHRSNQVTAPEYVFLISELAGEQRFASIVAKRLESLGALTHGDRRATETRDLSRFNFDNKYGRNALEIVMKSIVNLDSPLVNPPSDFEGDFYKEIRHGLIGVGLINVEDQSGILSLDKDYNNIGKFLNRILGMAVQEQNALFQYFSDTLAAVIQNAKKNGRYDMGILDLGSGDEKVKKMEAKKFLTPGYSTSGHVELYTVSVERGMSWEDATHAWAEQSGPDDGFYVQIRNNKKTAILVQEVNSKKRLFLVYRPNTGKQLKLEAYADIKKKCKKVLSDDAKQHWIDQYKSSAEICAHAYWRGNCKKASVGLQCEVGLRCRTYYVLCGSVLSVWTKVEGVLASVSGTNVKMQIVRLRTEDGQRIVGLIIPANCVSPLTNILSSSDQSQQLAVQQQQKWQQLHPQSLSHVHNT from the exons ATGATGGATCCTGGACAGGATTTGCTCTTGGCAGCCCTGAGCGAGAGCGGAATCTGCCCTAACGACCTGTTTGACTTTGACCCTCAGGATGCTGCTCTTCCCTCTCCCACCCCACAG TCCATCTCCATCAGTGCCCTGGGTGTTGGCTCAGGGATGGAGGCAATGGCTCCACCCACACCTGCAGTCTCAATCAGG CACAAGCCTCAGCCCTCAACCACCACATTTGTCTTAAATCAACTGAATCAGTTGCCATCACTGGGAACAATTGTTGTGACCAAGCCCTCAACTGGAGGCACGGCCAGACACACCATCACAGTCACTAAGGTGGTCCATACAGCTCCGTCAGCCCTGCGGGGATCATCTTCCACACTTACCTACTCCActgctctcccctcccctgtctccacAGTGGTTCCTTCCAACAGAGAGCAG ATTCAGCTGAAGGACCTGTTGAGGACCGGCAGCACCATGAAGAGCAGTAGTCTGGTGGAACTCATGAGGCTCAAGCCACCGCCAGACATCGCCCAGCCGGTCGCCACGGCAACAGCCACAGGCACCA ATATTATACTGGTCTCGACAAAGATGATCCACAAACCAG CGGAACTGAACAACGGGATAAAGAAGGAGGTGTCAAGTAAAGATGTCGCTCGGTTCTGGGTGAACGACGACATGAAAGTGCGGAGCTTCTCACCTACACTA AAACTCCCAGgaatgaaggaggaggaggaggctgaggaagaggaggatgaagagttGGGTCATGCTGAGACATACGCTGAGTACATGCCCATGAAAT TGCGGATTGGGCTGCGTCACCCAGACCCAGTGGTGGAGACCAGCTCCCTGTCCAGTGTGAAGCCTCCAAACGTTTGGTACAGAATGTCCATACCAGAGGAGACTGTCGACCGCGGCTGGCTGTCTGCCCTGCAGCTGGAGGCCATCACATACGCTGCCCAG CAACATGAGACATTCCTCCCTAACGGCGACCGAGCGTCCTATCTGATAGGAGACGGGGCCGGAGTGGGCAAGGGCCGGACCATCGCTGGGATCATCTACGAGAACTACCTCCTCGGCAGAAAGAGGTCACTCTG gttcagtgtttctaatGACCTGAAGTATGATGCGGAGAGGGATCTGAAAGACATAGGAGCCAAGAACATTCAGGTCCATTCACTAAACAAG TTTAAGTATGGTAAGATCTCGTCCAAACACAATGGCAGTGTGAAGAAGGGGGTGATCTTCGCTACGTACTCCTCTCTGATCGGAGAGAGCCAGTCTGGAGGGAAGTACAAGACCCGCTTCAAACAGCTGCTCCACTGGTGTGGAGAGGACTTTGACGGAGTC ATTGTGTATGACGAGTGTCACAAAGCCAAAAATGTCTGTCCCATCGGGTCATCCAAACCCACCAAGACGGGACTGGCGGTCCTGGAGCTGCAGAACAAACTGCCCAAGGCACGGGTGGTGTACGCTAGCGCCACTG GTGCGTCTGAGCCCCGTAACATGGCCTACATGAACCGTCTGGGAATCTGGGGAGAGGGGACACCTTTCAGAGAGTTCAGCAACTTTATCCAGGCTGTGGAACGCAG AGGTGTTGGTGCCATGGAGATAGTTGCCATGGATATGAAGCTGAGGGGGATGTACATTGCCAGGCAGCTGAGCTTCACAGGCGTCACGTTCAAGATTGAGGAGGTTCCCTTGACAACCCACTACATCAAGATGTACAACAAGTCTGTACGCCTG TGGGTGGCTGCGCGGGAGAAGTTCCAGGCGGCTGCTAACCTGATGGAGGCAGAGCAGCGGATGAAGAAGTCCATGTGGGGTCAGTTCTGGTCGGCCCACCAGAGGTTCTTCAAGTACCTCTGCATCGCCTCCAAGGTCCGCAGGGTGGTGCAGCTTGCCAGGGAGGAGGTCAAAAACGGAAAG tgtgTCGTGATTGGTCTTCAGTCGACAGGAGAGGCCAGAACACTGGAGGCcctggaggaaggaggaggagagctgaACGACTTTGTTTCCACCGCAAA AGGTGTTCTGCAGTCCTTGATAGAGAAGCACTTCCCTGCTCCAGACAGACAAAAGCTGTTCAGTCTGCTGGGCATCGACCTGTCGGCCAAGAAGACGCCATCGCCCAGCGAGGCCGCCGCAGAGCAAAAGGGCAAGAAGAGGAAAG CAGGTGCTGAGATAAAGAAACCTGAGAAGCGGAAGAGAAAGTCTGGTGGTCTGTCGGGGAGTAGCTCTGACGACAGCGAATCGGAGGAGTCTGATAAGGATGATGCGGAGAGTGACGACAGCTTCAAGTCGGTCAGCTCTGGAGAAGATGATGATGACTTCAACCCCTTCAAGGATGATTCcagtgaggatgaggaggatg ACCCCTGGCTGTCTGGAAAGAGGAAAGAGGTGAAGAAAGGCAAGGAGAAgatgaataaaaagaagaaaaagaagaagagcaTTGACCCAGACTCTATCCACAGTGCCTTGTTAGCCTCTGGTCTGGGCTCCATCAGGCCTGCTTTCACCACCCCCATAGTCAAGACCTCCAGCACACCTGCCATAG CCAAGGTAGAGGCAGATGACAGCTGTATGACCAGTCAGGATGCTGTGGAAGATGCTCAGCAGATGAAGAGAGATCTGTTGGACCAGCTGGAAAAGCTGGCTCAGGATCTACCCCCCAACACTCTGGATGAACTCATAGACGAGCTGGGAGGACCGGACAATGTGGCTGAG ATGACGGGCCGTAAAGGTCGGGTGGTCAGTAACGACGACGGCAGCATCTCTTACGAGTCCCGCTCTGAATTGGATGTTCCTGTGGAGATCCTCAACCTCACAGAGAAACAGAGGTTCATGGACGGAGAGAAA aaCATAGCCATCATCTCGGAGGCAGCTAGCTCCGGTATCTCCCTGCAGGCTGACCGGCGGGTGAAGAACCAGAGGAGGAGGGTCCACATGACCCTGGAGCTGCCCTGGAGCGCAGACAGAGCCATACAGCAGTTTG ggaGGACCCACAGGTCTAACCAGGTGACGGCTCCAGAGTACGTGTTCCTCATCTCTGAGCTGGCTGGGGAACAGAGGTTTGCCTCCATTGTGGCCAAGAGACTGGAGAGCCTG GGTGCCCTCACGCATGGAGACAGAAGAGCAACAGAGACAAGAGATCTCAGCAGGTTCAACTTCGACAACAAA TATGGCAGAAATGCACTGGAGATCGTGATGAAGTCTATTGTCAACCTGGACTCTCCGTTAGTGAATCCTCCTTCGGACTTCGAAGGGGATTTCTACAAAG AGATCCGTCATGGGTTGATTGGAGTGGGTCTGATCAATGTGGAGGACCAATCAGGGATTCTGTCTCTGGACAAAG aCTACAACAACATAGGGAAGTTCCTGAACCGTATCCTAGGGATGGCAGTGCAGGAGCAGAACGCTCTGTTCCAGTACTTCTCTGACACTCTGGCAGCTGTCATACAGAACGCCAAGAAGAACGGACGCTACGACATGGGCATCCTGG ACCTGGGTTCTGGGGATGAGAAGGTAAAGAAGATGGAAGCCAAGAAGTTCCTGACCCCAGGCTACTCCACCTCAGGACATGTGGAGCTCTACACG GTGAGTGTGGAGAGAGGCATGTCCTGGGAGGATGCCACCCACGCCTGGGCCGAGCAGAGTGGACCAGACGATGGCTTCTATGTACAG ATAAGGAACAACAAGAAGACGGCCATCTTGGTGCAGGAGGTGAACAGCAAGAAGAGGCTGTTCCTGGTCTATAGACCTAACACGGGAAAACAGCTTAAACTGGAAGCCTACGCTGACATCAAGAAGAAGTGTAAAAAGGTGTTGTCAGATGATGCCAAACAGCACTGGATCGACCAGTACAAGTCTTCAGCTGAGATCTGCGCTCATGCTTACTG GCGTGGTAACTGTAAGAAGGCGTCAGTGGGTCTGCAGTGTGAGGTGGGTCTGCGCTGCAGGACGTACTATGTGCTGTGTGGCTCTGTGCTCAGCGTGTGGACCAAGGTGGAGGGGGTCCTGGCCTCTGTCAGCGGAACCAATGTCAAGATGCAAATCGTCCGCCTCAGGACAGAGGACGGGCAGAGGATCGTGG GCCTGATCATTCCAGCGAACTGCGTCTCTCCTCTGACCAACATCCTGTCGTCATCTGACCAGTCACAGCAACTGGCTGTTCAGCAGCAGCAGAAGTGGCAGCAGCTGCACCCTCAGAGCCTCAGCCATGTACACAACACATAG
- the sbno1 gene encoding protein strawberry notch homolog 1 isoform X6: MKEEEEAEEEEDEELGHAETYAEYMPMKLRIGLRHPDPVVETSSLSSVKPPNVWYRMSIPEETVDRGWLSALQLEAITYAAQQHETFLPNGDRASYLIGDGAGVGKGRTIAGIIYENYLLGRKRSLWFSVSNDLKYDAERDLKDIGAKNIQVHSLNKFKYGKISSKHNGSVKKGVIFATYSSLIGESQSGGKYKTRFKQLLHWCGEDFDGVIVYDECHKAKNVCPIGSSKPTKTGLAVLELQNKLPKARVVYASATGASEPRNMAYMNRLGIWGEGTPFREFSNFIQAVERRGVGAMEIVAMDMKLRGMYIARQLSFTGVTFKIEEVPLTTHYIKMYNKSVRLWVAAREKFQAAANLMEAEQRMKKSMWGQFWSAHQRFFKYLCIASKVRRVVQLAREEVKNGKCVVIGLQSTGEARTLEALEEGGGELNDFVSTAKGVLQSLIEKHFPAPDRQKLFSLLGIDLSAKKTPSPSEAAAEQKGKKRKAGAEIKKPEKRKRKSGGLSGSSSDDSESEESDKDDAESDDSFKSVSSGEDDDDFNPFKDDSSEDEEDDPWLSGKRKEVKKGKEKMNKKKKKKKSIDPDSIHSALLASGLGSIRPAFTTPIVKTSSTPAIAKVEADDSCMTSQDAVEDAQQMKRDLLDQLEKLAQDLPPNTLDELIDELGGPDNVAEMTGRKGRVVSNDDGSISYESRSELDVPVEILNLTEKQRFMDGEKNIAIISEAASSGISLQADRRVKNQRRRVHMTLELPWSADRAIQQFGRTHRSNQVTAPEYVFLISELAGEQRFASIVAKRLESLGALTHGDRRATETRDLSRFNFDNKYGRNALEIVMKSIVNLDSPLVNPPSDFEGDFYKEIRHGLIGVGLINVEDQSGILSLDKDYNNIGKFLNRILGMAVQEQNALFQYFSDTLAAVIQNAKKNGRYDMGILDLGSGDEKVKKMEAKKFLTPGYSTSGHVELYTVSVERGMSWEDATHAWAEQSGPDDGFYVQIRNNKKTAILVQEVNSKKRLFLVYRPNTGKQLKLEAYADIKKKCKKVLSDDAKQHWIDQYKSSAEICAHAYWRGNCKKASVGLQCEVGLRCRTYYVLCGSVLSVWTKVEGVLASVSGTNVKMQIVRLRTEDGQRIVGLIIPANCVSPLTNILSSSDQSQQLAVQQQQKWQQLHPQSLSHVHNT; this comes from the exons atgaaggaggaggaggaggctgaggaagaggaggatgaagagttGGGTCATGCTGAGACATACGCTGAGTACATGCCCATGAAAT TGCGGATTGGGCTGCGTCACCCAGACCCAGTGGTGGAGACCAGCTCCCTGTCCAGTGTGAAGCCTCCAAACGTTTGGTACAGAATGTCCATACCAGAGGAGACTGTCGACCGCGGCTGGCTGTCTGCCCTGCAGCTGGAGGCCATCACATACGCTGCCCAG CAACATGAGACATTCCTCCCTAACGGCGACCGAGCGTCCTATCTGATAGGAGACGGGGCCGGAGTGGGCAAGGGCCGGACCATCGCTGGGATCATCTACGAGAACTACCTCCTCGGCAGAAAGAGGTCACTCTG gttcagtgtttctaatGACCTGAAGTATGATGCGGAGAGGGATCTGAAAGACATAGGAGCCAAGAACATTCAGGTCCATTCACTAAACAAG TTTAAGTATGGTAAGATCTCGTCCAAACACAATGGCAGTGTGAAGAAGGGGGTGATCTTCGCTACGTACTCCTCTCTGATCGGAGAGAGCCAGTCTGGAGGGAAGTACAAGACCCGCTTCAAACAGCTGCTCCACTGGTGTGGAGAGGACTTTGACGGAGTC ATTGTGTATGACGAGTGTCACAAAGCCAAAAATGTCTGTCCCATCGGGTCATCCAAACCCACCAAGACGGGACTGGCGGTCCTGGAGCTGCAGAACAAACTGCCCAAGGCACGGGTGGTGTACGCTAGCGCCACTG GTGCGTCTGAGCCCCGTAACATGGCCTACATGAACCGTCTGGGAATCTGGGGAGAGGGGACACCTTTCAGAGAGTTCAGCAACTTTATCCAGGCTGTGGAACGCAG AGGTGTTGGTGCCATGGAGATAGTTGCCATGGATATGAAGCTGAGGGGGATGTACATTGCCAGGCAGCTGAGCTTCACAGGCGTCACGTTCAAGATTGAGGAGGTTCCCTTGACAACCCACTACATCAAGATGTACAACAAGTCTGTACGCCTG TGGGTGGCTGCGCGGGAGAAGTTCCAGGCGGCTGCTAACCTGATGGAGGCAGAGCAGCGGATGAAGAAGTCCATGTGGGGTCAGTTCTGGTCGGCCCACCAGAGGTTCTTCAAGTACCTCTGCATCGCCTCCAAGGTCCGCAGGGTGGTGCAGCTTGCCAGGGAGGAGGTCAAAAACGGAAAG tgtgTCGTGATTGGTCTTCAGTCGACAGGAGAGGCCAGAACACTGGAGGCcctggaggaaggaggaggagagctgaACGACTTTGTTTCCACCGCAAA AGGTGTTCTGCAGTCCTTGATAGAGAAGCACTTCCCTGCTCCAGACAGACAAAAGCTGTTCAGTCTGCTGGGCATCGACCTGTCGGCCAAGAAGACGCCATCGCCCAGCGAGGCCGCCGCAGAGCAAAAGGGCAAGAAGAGGAAAG CAGGTGCTGAGATAAAGAAACCTGAGAAGCGGAAGAGAAAGTCTGGTGGTCTGTCGGGGAGTAGCTCTGACGACAGCGAATCGGAGGAGTCTGATAAGGATGATGCGGAGAGTGACGACAGCTTCAAGTCGGTCAGCTCTGGAGAAGATGATGATGACTTCAACCCCTTCAAGGATGATTCcagtgaggatgaggaggatg ACCCCTGGCTGTCTGGAAAGAGGAAAGAGGTGAAGAAAGGCAAGGAGAAgatgaataaaaagaagaaaaagaagaagagcaTTGACCCAGACTCTATCCACAGTGCCTTGTTAGCCTCTGGTCTGGGCTCCATCAGGCCTGCTTTCACCACCCCCATAGTCAAGACCTCCAGCACACCTGCCATAG CCAAGGTAGAGGCAGATGACAGCTGTATGACCAGTCAGGATGCTGTGGAAGATGCTCAGCAGATGAAGAGAGATCTGTTGGACCAGCTGGAAAAGCTGGCTCAGGATCTACCCCCCAACACTCTGGATGAACTCATAGACGAGCTGGGAGGACCGGACAATGTGGCTGAG ATGACGGGCCGTAAAGGTCGGGTGGTCAGTAACGACGACGGCAGCATCTCTTACGAGTCCCGCTCTGAATTGGATGTTCCTGTGGAGATCCTCAACCTCACAGAGAAACAGAGGTTCATGGACGGAGAGAAA aaCATAGCCATCATCTCGGAGGCAGCTAGCTCCGGTATCTCCCTGCAGGCTGACCGGCGGGTGAAGAACCAGAGGAGGAGGGTCCACATGACCCTGGAGCTGCCCTGGAGCGCAGACAGAGCCATACAGCAGTTTG ggaGGACCCACAGGTCTAACCAGGTGACGGCTCCAGAGTACGTGTTCCTCATCTCTGAGCTGGCTGGGGAACAGAGGTTTGCCTCCATTGTGGCCAAGAGACTGGAGAGCCTG GGTGCCCTCACGCATGGAGACAGAAGAGCAACAGAGACAAGAGATCTCAGCAGGTTCAACTTCGACAACAAA TATGGCAGAAATGCACTGGAGATCGTGATGAAGTCTATTGTCAACCTGGACTCTCCGTTAGTGAATCCTCCTTCGGACTTCGAAGGGGATTTCTACAAAG AGATCCGTCATGGGTTGATTGGAGTGGGTCTGATCAATGTGGAGGACCAATCAGGGATTCTGTCTCTGGACAAAG aCTACAACAACATAGGGAAGTTCCTGAACCGTATCCTAGGGATGGCAGTGCAGGAGCAGAACGCTCTGTTCCAGTACTTCTCTGACACTCTGGCAGCTGTCATACAGAACGCCAAGAAGAACGGACGCTACGACATGGGCATCCTGG ACCTGGGTTCTGGGGATGAGAAGGTAAAGAAGATGGAAGCCAAGAAGTTCCTGACCCCAGGCTACTCCACCTCAGGACATGTGGAGCTCTACACG GTGAGTGTGGAGAGAGGCATGTCCTGGGAGGATGCCACCCACGCCTGGGCCGAGCAGAGTGGACCAGACGATGGCTTCTATGTACAG ATAAGGAACAACAAGAAGACGGCCATCTTGGTGCAGGAGGTGAACAGCAAGAAGAGGCTGTTCCTGGTCTATAGACCTAACACGGGAAAACAGCTTAAACTGGAAGCCTACGCTGACATCAAGAAGAAGTGTAAAAAGGTGTTGTCAGATGATGCCAAACAGCACTGGATCGACCAGTACAAGTCTTCAGCTGAGATCTGCGCTCATGCTTACTG GCGTGGTAACTGTAAGAAGGCGTCAGTGGGTCTGCAGTGTGAGGTGGGTCTGCGCTGCAGGACGTACTATGTGCTGTGTGGCTCTGTGCTCAGCGTGTGGACCAAGGTGGAGGGGGTCCTGGCCTCTGTCAGCGGAACCAATGTCAAGATGCAAATCGTCCGCCTCAGGACAGAGGACGGGCAGAGGATCGTGG GCCTGATCATTCCAGCGAACTGCGTCTCTCCTCTGACCAACATCCTGTCGTCATCTGACCAGTCACAGCAACTGGCTGTTCAGCAGCAGCAGAAGTGGCAGCAGCTGCACCCTCAGAGCCTCAGCCATGTACACAACACATAG